DNA sequence from the Oncorhynchus keta strain PuntledgeMale-10-30-2019 chromosome 1, Oket_V2, whole genome shotgun sequence genome:
tctctctctctctctctctctctctctctctctgtctgtcttctctctcaatTCTCAATTCTTCAaggggcttctctctctctctaccctctctgtctgtcttctctctcaattcaattcaattcaattcaattcaaggggctttagtctctctctccacccgctctctctctctcactctttctctctctctctctctctctctctctctctctctctctctttctctctctctctacccgctctgtctgtcttctctcgctctctaccttctctctctctcactatcacactctaccctctctctctctcttacactccaccctctctctctccctctaccctctctctctctacccctctctctctctctacccgctctgtctgtcttctctcactctctaccgtctctctctcGGCGGTAATTGAATCTTCAAAGATATATGTTCCACTACTTCTACCAGAGAATTAGGATTGATGATCTAACAGAGTATTAGAGTTGATGACCTAACAGAGTATTAGGGTTGATGACCTAACAGAGAATTAGGGTTGATGACCTAACAGAGTATTAGAGTAGATGACCTAACAGAGTATTAGAGTTGATGACCTAACAGAGTATTAGAGTTGATGACCTAACAGAGTATTAGAGTTGATGACCTAACAGAGTATTAGGGTTGATGACCTAACAGAAAATTAGGGTTGATGACCTAACAGAGTATTAGAGTAGATGACCTAACAGAGTATTAGAGTTGATGACCTAACAGAGTATTAGAGTTGATGACCTAACAGAGTATTAGGGTTGATGACCTAACAGAGAATTATGGTTGATGACCTAACAGAGTATTATAGTTGATGACCTCACAGAGCATCCGGGTTGATGACCTAACAGAGCATTCGGGTTGATGACCTAACAGAGTATTAGAGTTGATGACCTAACAGAGTATTAGAGTTGATGACCTAACAGAGCATTCGGGTTGATGACCTAACAGAGTATTAGAGTTGATGACCTAACAGAGCATTCGGGTTGATGACCTAACAGAGTATTAGAGTTGATGACCTAACAGAGTATTAGAGTTGATGACCTAACAGAGTATTAGAGTTGATGACCTAACAGAGTATTAGAGTTGATGACCTAACAGAGTATTAGAGTTGATGACCTAACAGAGTATTAGAGTTGATGACCTAACAGATGACCTAACAGAGTATTAGAGTTGATGACCTAACAGAGTATTAGAGTTGATGACCTAACAGAGAATTAGGGTTGATGACCTAACAGAGTATTAGAGTTGATGACCTAACAGAGTATTAGAGTTGATGACCTAACAGAGCATTCGGGTTGATGAATGGAAAATGTTCATTTGAtcaggaaagagagaaaaaaacatgtttatccATTTTCAGGCTGTGCAGAAATCATATTTTTCTATATTCGTAATGTAAGTAGTTTCATAATGAAGGCCTGTCATTAAAAAGAGAGGAGTGTCTGGACAATGAATGAGAGTTAATGCAGATATTATCTCGTTCCGTTTGGGCTAAAAACAGGTCTGTTGGAAAATAAATTAGCTACGGAAATGTAATGAAAAACAAACCAGGTTGACCATACGGTAAATTACAGTCAAATAAGAACTGAAATCCCTCAAGACCTATAGTAAATGTAGTTTAATTAAGACACAGAACTAATAAAGTATATGATATGTAGCCTACCCAAGTTCAAGCCAACTTCTGTCATTTTCGTCACTGGCAGACTGCCAAGTGTAAAATTGAATAAATGATGGAATATGTTGGGTAAAACAAAGTGTAGAACTGCCAGCAGTAAATTAAGGAAGCTTTTCTGTATCATAATCATTTTTATTAATCAAATACACCATACTGGAGCAAATGTCTCTGAAAATATCACAAATAGATTTTTCTTTCATTCATGAATTTATAGGGTTGGTGAAAATCTCTACATTAGTGACTGTGAACATCTTTCTTTTGTTAAGCCATGGGTTCAGGTTTAGGTTCAGGTTTAGGTTCAGGTTCAGGTTCAGGTTCAGGTTGCGAGGAGAGGAGTCGGGGTTAAGGAAGAGGAAAGACCAACACCAACATTGGCTGTGTGCAGTAGATCATCTGTGTCGATGAGCGGAGGTGATTCAACATGAAGAATCGTCGGTAAGTGAACAGAAACTGCCGGCCGCGGTTTGTGGTCAGAGGCGATAggacagacccctgctgcacaCGGCCCACATTCGTTATGGTCTGTATGGTCCATTAGGCTGTGTCAGGAGCAGAATGTACTGTGAGCCACGTCAGGACAAAAACAtttacatgcatacatacatggtAGTTTTACAAATACACCAAGAGAATGCTCATCGTAATGGTATTACGTTTCCACAAAAAAAGCCACAGATATTTTTTAACCTAGTCTTGTTTTATATACCACCAAAATAGAAACACAGTCTCTTCACAACACTTCAAATAATGAACAAGCGAATATCAGGTTGGAAGGCAAGTAGGAGGTAAAAATAAGAGGGATACATTAAAAGGAGACAGTCGTTTCTTTCCCCCGataataaaaacaaaaaacaaatgtaCAACTGTGTGCAGATTTGAAAAAACAACCGCAACTTGATTTAGCTTCATTTtgtatttttctctctttctttgtctcgtTCTGTCCATCCTCAAATCggttcctcttcctctctttctcagtGTCCCTCCAGTTCTGATCAAGTCTACTTTCAGTCCAGTGTCAGAATCATGGAGTCCTCAGAATCACATCTCAGGCGTATCATAAGCGTGGGGGGGTATGTCCTCCCGTAAAAGGGAGTTAGGGTGGGGACGAGGGTGGGTGTTGTACAGAGAGAAGCGGGGGGGTATGTCCTCCCGTAAAAGGGAGTTAGGGTGGGGACGAGGACGGGTGTTGTACAGAGAGAAGCGGGGGGGTATGTCCTCCCGTAAAAGGGAGTTAGGGTGGGGACGAGGGTGGGTGTTGTACAGAGAGAAGCGGGGGGGTATGTCCTCCCGTAAAAGGGAGTTAGGGTGGGGACGAGGGTGGGTGTTGTACAGAGAGAAGCGGGGGTCTTGGTAGATTGAGGAGGCTGCCTGGGGGCTCAGGTAAGAGTCTGGGTGCCTGGAGAGCAGGGGGGGGGAGGGGctgggggcagggcagggcaggggggATGGTACAGGGATCCAGAAAGTAGTGGGTGACAATAAGCTAGGGTTAAAATGAAGGCACGCATCCTGCTTCTTGCACACCTTGCTCCTAACACACCTGAGAGACAGGGACAAAGAGAAGAAAAGTTAGAAGTTGCAGAATGTTGAGAAATTTAGAAAAAAAAGGGCATAATAAGTTTAACTGGAAATTCAATTTACAAAAAAGATACACGAAAACAATAATTAACAATCTTCACTTCTCCGGGTCTTACTGAtatttagtatttagtatttattaggatccccaattAGCTGTCGCCAAGGCTACGCTTTCATTGGGTCCaaaaaggaaacaaaacacaacaaataaaatacataaaGATAAAATAGACAcagcactacatttacattacaatttagtcattcagcagacgtTCCCAGCGACCAACAGCAAGCGCATTCATCTAAAGATAACCACATGTCACAGTCGTATCACAACCAAGTATCACGTATcactacataatacaatacaaaatataatacataatacaatacaaaatataATACAAAATGCATACAACTGTCTCTTCACATTCCCCGTCATACCGTAAGgtattttttaaatctgttttatttttaaatctGGTTTTATGGGTAGCTTGAGTTATCTGgggtggcagagagttccatgtagtcatggttctattataactgtgtgtttcccagcctctgttctggacctggttgcatgtcttgtgttccATCCTACTTTCCTTGTGTTGTAACGATGAGTGTCCGAACTGTGTGTCAACTACTTGAACAGACAGTTCGGTATCatcaacacatcaatacctcacacaaagaACAATGGTGATGCGGGTCAATCTCTTtgagccaagagagactgacatgcatgtcattgacATTCGTCCTCCATATACAACTAAGTGCAATACGTGCTGCTCTGTTACGGACCAGCTGCAATTTGCCTACGTTCTTCTTTGCGGCACCTGACCACCCCaactggacagtagtccaggtgcgacaaaactagggtcTATCTGGTTTAACGGGGATATCGTGAAACACCTCTAGGATGGAAAGACCACTTCCCACTTTAGTATCCATTTCGTCTAAAGGTTTTGACCATGATAGCTTGATATCAAAGAGGACACCCAGCAGTTTAGTCTCAAGTCTCTCAATAGACAATTTATTCAATAATAGATCCATTTACGGTTGAGCGAGTAATTTGTCCCAAGGAATATGCTTTTAGATTTGAGATATTTATCACCAGCCTATAGCTAGTTACCCATTCTAAAATTAACTGGAGCTCTATGTCAAGGGTGTCAGCCACTTATTTTACTGTTGTAGCTGCTGAGttatcagcatacatggacacacaggctTGATtcaaggtcagtggtaggtcatTAGTAAACACAGAAAACATTAATGGTCattaaagcactcacaaacttctacagatgcacaatcgagagcatcctggcgggctgtatcaccgcctggtacggcaactgctccgccctcaaccgtaaggctctccagagggtagtgaggtctgcacaacgcatcaccgggggcaaactacctgccctccaggacacctacaccacccgatgttacaggaaggccctaaagatcatcaaggacatcaaccacccgaaccactgcctgttcaccccgctatcatccagaaggcgaggtcagtacaggtgcatcaaagctgggaccgagagactgaaaaacagcttctatctcaaggccatcagactgttaaacagccaccactaacattgagtggctgctgccaacacactgtcattgacactgacccaactccagccactttaataatgggaattgatgggaaatgatgtaaatatatcactagccactttaaacaatgctaccttatataatgttacttaccctacattgttcatctcatatgcatacgtatatactgtactctacatcatcgactgcatccttatgtaatcatgtatcatgtatcactagccactttaactatgccactttgtttactttgtctacatactcatctcatatgtatatactgtactcgataccatctactgtatgctgctctgtaccatcactcattcatatatccttatgtacatattccttatccccttacactgtgtataagacagtagttttggaattgttagttagattacttgttggttatcactgcattgtcggaactagaagcacaagcatttcgctacactcgcattaacatctgctaaccatgtgtatgtgacaaataaaatttgatttgatttgatttggtccaagccggctgccctgcggtacaccacacttaagagaggcttccattaaagaaaaccctctgtgttctattagctATGTAACTGTCCATCCATGATAAGGCAGAGGATGCTATATTTTCAAGCAATATGTTATGATCAATGATAGCAATGATATCAATTGTTTGCATGTCATTCCTGTTTGCTAATAATGTCTACAAAAAAAGTTATTAAAGTGGTTGGCAATATCAAAGGGTTTTGTTATGAACAAGCCATCTGCCTCAATGAAGGATGGAGCTTTTCTACCTAGAATTTCATTTAATGTATTCCAGAgcttttttactatcattctttatataatttatttgTTCCATGgtatagtttcttcttctttttttgatTAACTTAGTTACGTGATTTCTCAATTCACTGTATGTTTGCCAATCTCATATGGTGACATTCTTATTTGCCATTCCCTTGTCATTCCCTTAGCCTCCTCCTTCTCAGTCATACAGCATCAATGTTTCAAAATGGCCTCTATATTTCTTGTGTCTGTCTTATGAAGATTCTACTCACTTTTGTCAGCTCCTTTTAAAGCCTGCACTTCATTTATAGATCAGTGAGGCTTTGTGAGCCATCTGCTGCCCTATTTCCTCTGCATTAACTTTAAAGCACATTTATAAAAAAGTGAGTATGTTGTCTTATAACTATAACGACGCTCTAACAAACACAATCCCAAGAGTATTGACAAAGTTCTTTGTGAAGTAGAAAAATACAGAGGAACAAAGACAATTAGAATGTGTCTGAGGAaccattctattctgttctgctgtCAGAACAGTCAgaactttttttctctctccatattTCTCTTTTTTTGGTTTTTAAGATTCTAGGGGGCAATTTACATCCCCTGGTCTTCAATTCGCTGCAACCACTGAGAAGGCTTTAGTCTACTAGTAATTGCGAAGCCCCACTTTGGGGCTAATTAGAGTGCTGTAGCTGACTGGGACGGTCTGGTTCCCCAGAGTTCAGGCACTGGATGAGAAAGAAAGGTTATTTGTCTGTCCTGAACAAAGTGATTAGGGTGAAGCCGGGAAGCTACTTAATAAATGAGCATCAAATGTCCTGCGCTGCTGCCGTCGCCACCGACAACACCAATTATGTCACAGAGAAAAATCACACAATGTTTTGTGCTGTTGAGACCGCTGGAAGTGTTACAACCACTCTGTGTTTTCTAAAGTACTGTTCTTTAAAACTGAATAGGAGGAGGAAGGCCACACACAATTAGGGGTCCTATACTCCTGAATGCATCCTGAATGCATCCTGAATGCATCCTGAATGCATCCTGAATGCATCCTGAATGCATCCTAATAAGGGAAAATAATATTCTCCTGAATGCATCCTGGATCCATCCCAATACGGGAAAATAATATTCTCCTGAATGCATCCTGGATCCATCCCAATACGGGAAAATAATATTCTCCTGAATGCATCCTGGATCCATCCCAATACAGGAAAATAATATTCTCCTGAATGCATCCTGGATCCATCCCAATACAGGAAAATAATATTCTCCTGAATGCATCCTGGATCCATCCCAATACAGGAAAATAATATTCTCCTGAATGCATCCTGGATCCATCCCAATACAGGGAAATAATATTCTCCTGAATGCATCCTAATAAGGGAAAATAATATTCTCCTGAATGCATCCTGGATCCATCCCAATACAGGAAAATAATATTCTCCTGAATGCATCCTAATAAGGGGAAATAATATTCTCCTGAATGCATCCTGGATCCATCCCAATACAGGAAAATAATATTCTCCTGAATGCATCCTGGATCCATCCCAATACAGGAAAATAATATTCTCCTGAATGCATCCTGGATCCATCCCAATACAGGAAAATAATATTCTCCTGAATGCATCCTAATAAGGGAAAATAATATTCTCCTGAATGCATCCTGGATCCATCCCAATACAGGAAAATAATATTCTCCTGAATGCATCCTGGATCCATCCCAATACAGGAAAATAATATTCTCCTGAATGCATCCTGGATCCATCCCAATAAGGGAAAATAATATTCTCCTGAATGCATCCTGGATCCATCCCAATACGGGAAAATAATATTCTCCTGAATGCATCCTGGATCCATCCCAATACGGGGAAATAATATTCTCCTGAATGCATCCTGGATCCATCCCAATACGGGAAATAATATTCTCCTGAATGCATCCTGGATCCATCCCAATACGGGAAATAATATTCTCCTGAATGCATCCTGGATCCATCCCAATACGGGAAAATAATATTCTCCTGAATGCATCCTAATAAGGGAAAATAATATTCTCCTGAATGCATCCTGGATCCATCCCAATACAGGAAAATAATATTCTCCTGAATGCATCCTAATAAGGGGAAATAATATTCTCCTGAATGCATCCTGGATCCATCCCAATACGGGAACATAATATACATTCAATAAAGTGCCTCCTCAGCAAGATcattttaagtgtgtgtgtgtgtgtgtgtgtgtgtttaataattctctctctcgctcctatAATTAAAGCACCGGAGCCAATATTCAGATTGCATTTTAGCATTAATAATTCAGCTGGTTTCACTGCAATTGATGTTGAAGCATCAATAAACAATGAGTCCTCATATTTACTGCAGACCGCGTGGTGAGAGAGacgtggtggtggaggggtgagCGTGAGGCTTAAACAGACATTTAAAATTAAGCCAGATAATGCAAAGGCTTTCAATTTGAATGTGAGCTGCTCTTAGTGctgatttgtaaaaaaaaaaaaaaaaaaagtgacgAGGCCCTAAAAGGCctggtgatggagggagggagaggagggagaggaggagggcttaatggagggagggagctcCCTCGCAGCTCCACTCAAGGTAATAAATGTATGGTCCTACTCCCAACAATATCACTCCTCTCTttcagtaagacacacacacacacacacacacacacacacacacacacacacacacacacacacacacacacacacacacacacacacacacacacacacacacacacacacacacacacacacaaacaaacacacacacacacacacacacacactcacacacacacacacacacacacacacgaacaaacAAAGGAACGCATGCAGTCAACTCACGCAACGGGGcggaccccccacacacacacacacacacccccccacacacacacacacacactacgaacAAAGGGACGCACGCAGTCAACTCACACAACGAGacggacccacacacacacaaaatgtccTCTGATACACCCAGATGAAGCACTAATAAAACTGTGTTATGACCCAACGATATGAGCACCTACTGGCAcgacacagacagaaagaggggaATAAAGTAATGTTATACTAACGTCATTATATAACATTAAACTAATGTTATTATGTTTGTAGAGTAAATGGGTGGTCTGGCTGACATTGCTTCAGctggagggggtggggtgggggggggataAAAACCCTAAACCAGGACAAGCCCCAGATAACTAAATAGCTGGAACTTTGGTAGCATCTCTATGACTAGCCTGTTCATAATGCATTAGAAGTTCATTTATAacgttgtgttgtgtgttattgTGCATTTTATGAAACAGCGATTATTCATATAGAATGTTACACAAACGTTTTACTCATCGCtatggcagggtggcctagtgaggcagggtggcctagtgaggcagggtggcctagtgaggcagggtggcctagtgaggcagggtggcctagtgaggcagggtggcctagtgaggcagggtggcctagtgcggcagggtggcctagtgcgGCATGGTGGCCTAgtgaggcagggtggcctagtgaggcagggtggcctagtgaggcagggtggcctagtgagGCATGGTGGCCTAgtgcggcagggtggcctagtgcggcagggtggcctagtgcgGCAGGGTATCCTGGTGGGGCAGGGTGGCCTGGTGCGGCAGGGTGGCCTGGTGCGGCAGGGTGGCCTGGTGCGGCAGGGTGGCCTGGTGGGGCAGGGTGGCCTGGTGGGGCAGGGTGGCCTGGTGGGGCAGGGTGGCCTGGTGCGGCAGGGTATCCTGgtggggcagggtggcctagagCGGCAGGGTATCCTGGTGGGGCAGGGTGGCCTGGTGCGGCAGGGTATCCTGgtgcggcagggtggcctagtgcgGCAGGGTATCCTGGTGGGGCAGGGTGGCCTGGTGCGGCAGGGTGGCCTGgtgcggcagggtggcctagtgcgGCAGGGTATCCTGGTGGGGCAGGGTGGCCTGgtgcggcagggtggcctagagCGGCAGGGTATCCTGgtgcggcagggtggcctagtgcgGCAGGGTGGCCTGGTGCGGCAGGGTGGCCTGGTGCGGCAGGGTATCCTGgtggggcagggtggcctagagCGGCAGGGTATCCTGGTGGGGCAGGGTGGCCTGGTGCGGCAGGGTATCCTGgtgcggcagggtggcctagtgcgGCAGGGTATCCTGGTGGGGCAGGGTGGCCTGGTGCGGCAGGGTGGCCTGgtgtggcagggtggcctagtgcgGCAGGGTATCCTGGTGGGGCAGGGTGGCCTGGTGCGGCAGGGTGGCCTGGTGCGGCAGTGTGGCCTGgtgcggcagggtggcctagagCGGCAGGATATCCTGgtgcggcagggtggcctagtgcgGCAGGGTGGCCTGGTGCGGCAGGGTGGACTGGTGCGGCAGGGTGGACTGGTGCGGCAGGGTGGACTGGTGCGGCAGGGTGGCCTGGTGCGGCAGGGTGGCCTGgtgcggcagggtggcctagtgcgGCAGGGTATCCTGGTGGGGCAGGGTGGCCTGGTGCGGCAGGGTGGCCTGGTGCGGCAGGGTGGCCTGgtgcggcagggtggcctagagCGGCAGGGTGTCCTGgtgcggcagggtggcctagtgcgGCAGGGTGGCCTGGTGCGGCAGGGTGGCCAGGTGCGGCAGGGTGGCCTGGTGCGGCAGGGTGGCCTGgtgcggcagggtggcctagtgcgGCAGGGTGGCCTGGTGCGGCCAGGTGCGGCAGGGTGGCCTGGTGCGGCCAGGTGCGGCTGGGTGGCCTAgtgcggcagggtggcctagtgcgGCTGGGTGGCCTAGTGCGGCTGGGTGGCCTAGTGCGGCTGGGTGGCCTAGTGCGGCTGGGTGGCCTAGTGCGGCTGGGTGGCCTAgtgcggcagggtggcctagtgcgGCTGGGTGGCCTGGTGCGGCTGGGTGGCCTGGTGCGGCTGGGTGGCCTAGTGCGGCTGGGTGGCCTAGTGCGGCAGGGTGGCCTGgtgcggcagggtggcctagtgcggcagggtggcctagtgc
Encoded proteins:
- the LOC127908265 gene encoding collagen alpha-1(I) chain-like, whose protein sequence is MAGWPSEAGWPSEAGWPSEAGWPSEAGWPSEAGWPSEAGWPSAAGWPSAAWWPSEAGWPSEAGWPSEAGWPSEAWWPSAAGWPSAAGWPSAAGYPGGAGWPGAAGWPGAAGWPGAAGWPGGAGWPGGAGWPGGAGWPGAAGYPGGAGWPRAAGYPGGAGWPGAAGYPGAAGWPSAAGYPGGAGWPGAAGWPGAAGWPSAAGYPGGAGWPGAAGWPRAAGYPGAAGWPSAAGWPGAAGWPGAAGYPGGAGWPRAAGYPGGAGWPGAAGYPGAAGWPSAAGYPGGAGWPGAAGWPGVAGWPSAAGYPGGAGWPGAAGWPGAAVWPGAAGWPRAAGYPGAAGWPSAAGWPGAAGWTGAAGWTGAAGWTGAAGWPGAAGWPGAAGWPSAAGYPGGAGWPGAAGWPGAAGWPGAAGWPRAAGCPGAAGWPSAAGWPGAAGWPGAAGWPGAAGWPGAAGWPSAAGWPGAARCGRVAWCGQVRLGGLVRQGGLVRLGGLVRLGGLVRLGGLVRLGGLVRLGGLVRQGGLVRLGGLVRLGGLVRLGGLVRLGGLVRQGGLVRQGGLVRQGGLVRQGGLVVRALD